A section of the Gammaproteobacteria bacterium genome encodes:
- a CDS encoding S8 family serine peptidase, whose protein sequence is MHRFAALAALILLAAPLQARVPAPGVQNELTAPHVPAQLLVKTTPGTADTVVADLLAPFGAVVLASHPAGRLVLAAIDDDANLGSAIELVAADLRIEYAHPNYLFERDATPNDLDFARQWAKDNTGVNAPNGLGTPGADMNMVAAWDTRSSAANVILAIIDDSLDTTHVDLVGNVLTSGKCFASPNSASPCSNGPNDPNPSDADDFHGTLVAGSAGASGNNGIGIAGTAWELGLLPLKVDLSTFAIVAAIDEAIAQGAHIINMSFGGPVQGTAQSEAITRAQNAGILMVASAGNSDANNDIALHFPSDSTQPNVLSIAATTASDQVAEFSQWASFDVDLAAPGQQTLTTANGNAYSFASGTSFSAPHVAGVAALLQAEYNPVDYEQLKAYLLYGGVEGVTTLGPVVPGASTQTVPARAAAGRLDAARALAGPPGGVIIIEDVRIDDSVSGNGNGLLDPGETASLEIVLRNHWLAETAVSGTLSSDDLVINDATPQLFGNITRNGAASAAFSVTLAAAASGNEQRFLSLALSSAAGALPARYFYLETGTLTNGSTVTQQIQRYDWDEFHAWHIDMPVGASNLFVSTSGSGDIDLLLRHDRSPEYLISLDAERGGFYYVDRDTVVSGNAGADESISVLNPLPGTYHVVVVNYDQNPKTYELTASYAAPGADIVAFSAGTYTAGEGDGQAVIGVVRSGGVGPASVDYATAPGSATPTVDYVSSSGTLNWAAGESGTKTFSVPLVDDLESENGETVLLMLSNASGTTPGVPSSATLTINDNDAAAGIIAFDTAQQTVGESAGTVQLRVTRSNGSGGVATVDYRTQGANAVAGADFDNTNGTLRWEDGDTADKTIEIIINDDAVEESDENFTVLLENASAAEIGSPDSQVITIDDNDTTAAPAPDPAPVPAPSGGGGGGAIGILLLGVLGAIGLLRRRLVSTAAGPAAWRTSIFPLASGRGAARRVRV, encoded by the coding sequence ATGCACCGATTCGCTGCCCTGGCCGCCCTGATTCTGCTTGCCGCGCCACTCCAGGCCCGTGTTCCGGCCCCCGGGGTGCAAAACGAGCTGACGGCACCGCATGTCCCGGCCCAGCTGCTGGTCAAGACCACTCCCGGTACCGCCGATACCGTCGTGGCAGACCTGCTGGCCCCTTTCGGAGCGGTAGTGCTGGCCAGTCACCCGGCCGGCCGGCTGGTGCTTGCCGCGATTGACGACGATGCAAACCTCGGGTCGGCCATTGAGCTGGTTGCCGCTGACCTGCGCATCGAATACGCCCACCCCAATTACCTGTTCGAGCGTGACGCCACGCCGAATGACCTGGACTTCGCGCGCCAGTGGGCCAAGGACAACACCGGCGTAAATGCGCCGAACGGCCTTGGCACGCCCGGCGCCGACATGAACATGGTTGCGGCGTGGGACACGCGCAGCAGCGCGGCCAATGTGATCCTGGCGATCATCGACGACTCACTCGATACGACACACGTCGACCTGGTCGGCAATGTGCTGACCAGCGGCAAGTGTTTCGCCTCACCCAACAGCGCCAGCCCGTGCAGCAACGGGCCAAATGACCCTAACCCTTCCGATGCGGATGATTTTCACGGCACGCTCGTTGCAGGCAGCGCCGGTGCAAGCGGCAACAACGGCATCGGCATCGCCGGCACCGCCTGGGAACTGGGGTTGCTACCGCTGAAAGTCGACCTGTCTACGTTTGCCATTGTGGCGGCCATAGACGAAGCCATCGCCCAGGGCGCGCACATTATTAACATGAGCTTTGGCGGGCCGGTTCAGGGCACCGCGCAGTCAGAGGCCATAACCCGGGCGCAAAACGCGGGCATCCTGATGGTCGCGTCAGCCGGCAACTCCGATGCCAACAACGACATTGCGCTGCACTTTCCGTCGGACTCGACACAACCCAACGTGCTGTCGATCGCTGCCACCACGGCCAGTGATCAGGTTGCGGAGTTCAGCCAGTGGGCCAGCTTCGATGTCGACCTTGCCGCGCCGGGCCAGCAAACGCTGACCACTGCCAACGGCAACGCCTACAGCTTTGCCAGCGGTACGTCGTTTTCGGCGCCACATGTCGCGGGTGTCGCCGCGCTGTTGCAGGCTGAATACAACCCTGTTGATTACGAACAGCTGAAAGCCTACCTGCTGTACGGCGGCGTGGAAGGCGTGACGACGCTCGGGCCGGTGGTGCCAGGCGCAAGCACGCAAACCGTACCGGCGCGAGCGGCGGCGGGGCGTCTCGATGCAGCCCGCGCACTGGCCGGTCCGCCGGGCGGCGTTATTATCATAGAAGACGTGCGGATCGATGACAGCGTGTCGGGTAACGGCAACGGCCTGCTCGATCCGGGCGAAACTGCCAGCCTGGAAATCGTGCTGCGTAACCACTGGCTGGCTGAAACCGCGGTAAGCGGCACCCTGAGCAGCGATGATCTGGTCATCAACGACGCCACGCCGCAACTGTTCGGCAACATTACCCGCAACGGCGCAGCCTCTGCAGCATTCAGCGTAACGCTGGCTGCGGCGGCCTCCGGAAATGAACAACGTTTTCTTTCGCTGGCGCTGAGTTCTGCGGCGGGCGCGCTGCCGGCGCGCTATTTTTATCTTGAAACCGGCACGCTGACGAACGGCAGCACTGTCACACAGCAGATCCAGCGCTACGACTGGGACGAGTTTCACGCCTGGCACATCGATATGCCGGTTGGCGCCAGCAACCTTTTTGTCTCAACTTCCGGCAGCGGCGATATCGACCTGTTGCTGCGTCACGATCGGTCGCCGGAGTACCTGATATCGCTCGACGCCGAGCGCGGCGGTTTTTATTACGTCGACCGCGACACGGTAGTGAGCGGCAACGCCGGGGCCGACGAGTCGATCAGCGTGCTGAATCCACTGCCCGGCACCTACCACGTGGTGGTGGTCAATTACGACCAGAATCCGAAGACGTACGAACTGACCGCCTCGTATGCGGCGCCCGGCGCCGACATCGTGGCGTTTTCTGCCGGCACCTATACAGCGGGCGAAGGCGACGGGCAGGCCGTTATCGGTGTGGTCCGCTCGGGTGGGGTTGGTCCGGCCAGCGTGGACTATGCTACTGCGCCGGGCAGCGCCACGCCGACGGTTGATTACGTTTCCAGCAGCGGCACGCTGAACTGGGCGGCGGGTGAATCCGGCACAAAGACCTTCTCCGTTCCCCTTGTCGATGACCTGGAGAGCGAAAACGGCGAAACAGTATTACTGATGCTGAGCAACGCCTCGGGAACGACTCCGGGGGTACCGTCGAGCGCAACATTGACCATCAACGACAACGATGCTGCCGCCGGCATCATCGCTTTTGATACTGCACAACAGACGGTCGGCGAAAGCGCTGGCACCGTGCAGCTGCGGGTCACGCGGAGCAACGGCAGCGGTGGCGTTGCCACGGTTGACTATCGCACGCAGGGCGCCAATGCCGTTGCCGGTGCCGACTTCGATAACACCAACGGTACGTTGCGATGGGAGGATGGCGACACGGCCGACAAGACCATCGAAATAATTATTAACGACGACGCCGTTGAGGAGTCGGACGAGAATTTTACCGTGTTGCTGGAAAATGCCAGCGCGGCGGAAATCGGTTCGCCCGACAGCCAGGTCATAACAATTGACGACAACGACACAACTGCGGCACCAGCGCCGGATCCGGCTCCGGTTCCTGCGCCCTCCGGCGGGGGCGGTGGCGGCGCCATTGGAATATTGCTGCTCGGCGTGCTGGGCGCGATCGGGCTGCTGCGACGCCGGCTTGTCAGCACTGCTGCTGGTCCTGCCGCCTGGCGCACCAGTATTTTTCCTTTGGCCTCTGGCCGCGGTGCAGCCCGGCGAGTGCGCGTGTAA
- a CDS encoding alpha/beta fold hydrolase — MRLIAAALLGLGLCACAPAPQTGDKATLEMEPCRLHGASGLTSIAAECGYLEVPENPADPAGVTISLFVARIPALNPRFPGTAFTTIAGGPGQASTQFYADYAAAFDRITRHHDVVVLDQRGTGKSNLLDCPYDVDEMLEFSVETAVARADECRANLPGDPRFYTTSVAVDDLDQVRAALGYDTLDVYGVSYGTRMAQHYLKQYPQRMRTMIIDGVVPAGELLGPAIALDAQVALEALFARCSSDEQCSTSFPAIAESFSRLAQRLRADPVTMNVAHPATGELTEVTLDYTTFAGTIRLLLYTPTTVALLPLLLHQADAQDNWAPLIAQGQIAGLAVADQLAEGMHNAIMCSEDAPFYGISEAQRAALAQTFLGAQQLEAIEAVCRNWPAGLIDDGFHQPASAAVPVLLLSGSADPITPPKYAERAAAHLPDSLHLIAQGHGHGVVTQRCVPGLIAQFVEEASLADLETDCVAQQLPAPFFTSFSGPAP; from the coding sequence TTGCGATTGATTGCAGCTGCGCTGCTTGGTCTCGGCCTTTGCGCCTGCGCTCCTGCGCCGCAGACCGGTGATAAAGCCACGCTTGAAATGGAACCGTGCCGGCTGCACGGCGCCAGCGGATTGACGTCCATAGCAGCCGAATGCGGCTACCTGGAAGTGCCCGAGAACCCGGCCGACCCGGCCGGCGTCACGATCAGCCTGTTCGTCGCGCGCATCCCCGCGCTCAACCCGCGTTTTCCCGGTACGGCCTTCACCACGATAGCGGGCGGACCGGGTCAGGCATCAACACAGTTCTATGCCGATTACGCTGCCGCGTTTGATCGCATCACGCGTCATCATGATGTAGTAGTGCTCGACCAGCGCGGCACGGGGAAATCAAATCTGCTGGATTGCCCGTATGACGTCGACGAGATGCTGGAATTCAGCGTCGAAACCGCTGTGGCGCGGGCGGACGAGTGCCGCGCCAACCTGCCGGGTGACCCGCGGTTTTACACCACCAGCGTCGCCGTCGACGACCTGGATCAGGTGCGGGCCGCGCTGGGTTACGACACGCTGGATGTTTATGGCGTGTCCTACGGCACCCGCATGGCGCAGCATTACCTCAAGCAGTATCCGCAACGCATGCGCACCATGATTATCGATGGCGTTGTGCCAGCCGGTGAGCTGCTTGGCCCTGCCATTGCCCTGGATGCGCAGGTCGCCCTGGAAGCCCTTTTCGCCCGCTGCAGTAGCGACGAGCAATGCAGCACCAGCTTCCCGGCGATTGCCGAAAGCTTCAGCAGGCTGGCGCAGAGGCTGCGCGCGGACCCGGTCACCATGAACGTGGCGCACCCGGCGACGGGCGAACTCACCGAGGTGACGCTGGACTACACGACTTTCGCCGGCACCATACGGCTGCTGTTGTATACGCCGACTACCGTTGCATTGTTGCCGCTGTTGCTGCATCAGGCCGATGCACAGGACAACTGGGCGCCGCTGATTGCGCAGGGGCAGATTGCAGGACTGGCTGTGGCCGATCAGCTGGCAGAGGGTATGCACAACGCCATCATGTGTAGCGAGGATGCGCCGTTCTACGGAATCAGCGAGGCGCAACGCGCAGCGCTGGCGCAGACTTTTCTCGGTGCGCAGCAACTCGAAGCCATCGAGGCTGTCTGTCGTAACTGGCCGGCCGGCCTGATCGATGACGGGTTTCATCAACCGGCCAGCGCCGCCGTGCCGGTACTGCTGCTGTCAGGGTCGGCAGACCCGATAACGCCGCCGAAATACGCCGAGCGTGCGGCGGCGCACCTGCCCGACAGCCTGCATCTCATTGCCCAGGGCCATGGCCATGGCGTGGTGACACAACGCTGCGTACCGGGCCTCATCGCTCAGTTCGTCGAGGAAGCGTCACTCGCGGACCTCGAAACCGACTGTGTTGCGCAACAGTTGCCGGCACCGTTTTTCACCAGCTTTTCTGGTCCGGCACCATGA
- a CDS encoding ATP-binding cassette domain-containing protein yields MIEAQHLAKSFGAVQAVRDVSFSAADGRITGLLGPNGAGKSTTLRMLYTVLKPDSGTATIGAYDVVQQPLLVRQNIGVLPHSAGLYPNFTGRQNIAYYAALHGFAGDAREQRVSELIERLGIADYVDRKAKGFSHGQRTRVALARALIHDPRNVLLDEPTSGLDVMATRRLRDLILALRDAGCCVLLSSHVMQEVAALCDRIIIIGAGKVVAAGTPDSIRQQTGREDLEDAFVQALESAAP; encoded by the coding sequence ATGATCGAGGCACAGCATCTGGCGAAGTCTTTTGGCGCGGTGCAGGCGGTGCGCGATGTCAGCTTCAGCGCAGCCGATGGCCGTATCACCGGATTGCTGGGCCCGAATGGCGCCGGCAAGTCGACAACGCTGCGCATGCTGTACACCGTGCTGAAGCCCGACAGCGGCACGGCCACGATCGGCGCATACGACGTGGTGCAACAACCACTGCTGGTGCGGCAAAACATCGGTGTATTGCCGCACTCGGCCGGTCTGTACCCGAACTTCACCGGGCGCCAGAACATCGCCTACTACGCGGCGCTCCACGGGTTTGCCGGGGACGCCCGCGAACAGCGTGTCAGCGAACTGATCGAACGGCTCGGCATTGCCGATTACGTCGACCGCAAGGCAAAGGGCTTTTCCCATGGCCAGCGCACCCGCGTGGCGCTGGCACGCGCATTGATACACGACCCGCGCAATGTGTTGCTGGATGAGCCGACCAGCGGCCTGGACGTCATGGCAACGCGCCGGCTGCGCGACCTGATTCTGGCGCTACGCGACGCCGGCTGCTGCGTGCTGTTGTCCAGTCACGTGATGCAGGAAGTGGCTGCCTTGTGTGACCGGATAATCATCATCGGTGCAGGAAAAGTTGTCGCAGCTGGCACACCGGACAGTATTCGCCAGCAAACCGGGCGCGAGGACCTGGAGGACGCCTTTGTGCAGGCGCTGGAGTCCGCCGCGCCATGA
- a CDS encoding ABC transporter permease: MKPVYTVFRKEVVDNFYDRRTLFSSLLFGPLFGPLMFALMLGMIIDRTIDSVEESVELPVAGAGLAPNLISFLQQSNVDIIAPPADAAAAVRSGRHDVVLIIPEEYPQRFAAGEPARLQLVFDESDSRAATTVGRVRRLLAGYGAQLGSMRLMARGIAATVTQPVLIEYIDVSTPTGRSVLFLGMMTYFMLFSMLIGGMYLAIDATAGERERGSLEPLLTLPVSRHQLILGKIAATCFYMLISLTITVTLFTVVLRLVPLESMGMSASFTLRSALHTIAIMLPFILVGAGGMTAIASFTRSYKEAQTWLSVMLVVPTLPIVIAAVQALKPSLALMAVPSLSQHLLITEIIKNEPVPLWWTLLSIVSTTLVGVVLIAVSIRLYRREALLG, from the coding sequence ATGAAACCTGTCTACACGGTGTTTCGCAAAGAGGTCGTAGATAACTTCTACGACCGCCGCACATTATTCAGCTCGCTGCTGTTCGGCCCGTTGTTTGGCCCGCTGATGTTTGCACTGATGCTCGGCATGATCATCGACCGCACTATCGATTCGGTAGAAGAATCCGTTGAACTCCCGGTTGCCGGGGCCGGGCTGGCGCCAAACCTGATTTCGTTTCTGCAGCAAAGCAATGTCGACATCATCGCGCCACCTGCCGATGCTGCCGCTGCAGTGCGTAGCGGCCGGCACGATGTGGTTCTGATCATTCCGGAGGAGTATCCGCAGCGTTTTGCAGCTGGAGAGCCGGCGAGACTGCAGCTGGTTTTTGATGAGTCCGACAGTCGCGCCGCGACGACGGTGGGCCGGGTACGCCGGTTACTGGCGGGTTATGGTGCCCAGCTGGGCTCCATGCGCCTGATGGCGCGCGGTATAGCCGCCACGGTGACCCAGCCGGTGCTGATCGAGTATATCGATGTATCCACACCAACCGGCCGGTCAGTGCTGTTTCTCGGCATGATGACCTACTTCATGTTGTTCTCCATGCTCATTGGCGGCATGTACCTCGCTATCGATGCCACGGCCGGCGAACGGGAGCGTGGCTCCCTGGAACCGCTGCTGACCCTGCCGGTTTCCCGGCACCAGCTGATCCTGGGAAAGATTGCGGCTACCTGCTTTTATATGCTGATCTCTCTTACCATTACCGTAACGCTGTTTACGGTAGTCCTGCGATTGGTGCCACTGGAATCGATGGGCATGAGTGCGAGCTTTACGCTGCGCTCTGCGCTGCACACGATTGCAATCATGCTGCCGTTCATCCTGGTTGGTGCCGGGGGCATGACGGCGATCGCGTCGTTTACGCGCAGCTACAAGGAAGCCCAGACCTGGCTGTCAGTAATGCTGGTGGTGCCTACGCTGCCGATCGTGATCGCCGCCGTGCAGGCACTAAAGCCGAGTCTTGCCCTGATGGCGGTCCCCAGCCTGAGCCAGCATCTTCTGATTACAGAAATCATCAAGAATGAACCGGTGCCGTTGTGGTGGACACTGCTGTCAATTGTCAGCACCACCCTGGTGGGTGTCGTCCTCATCGCTGTTTCCATCCGGCTTTACCGGCGCGAAGCACTGCTGGGCTGA
- a CDS encoding GGDEF domain-containing protein, translating to MLSIFPPDDDRQKLRLQRYFMALACYALWLVFGFGMYLTGFMSLPSQMVVPILAGVCVTNLYFYVFIRSGLNRHFNDPSLTFSQIIVAMTWILVLMFVAADSRSVLLPVYVMSLLFGVFQLRRKDFMVLAAFGLAGYLAVVALDFLIFRERFDLRVEVLRSSVLAGTMLWAAVFGSHVSGLRNKLRNRNHELREALEVVHHAARHDHLTQAYNRRYVMQTIKAEKTRADRTRRPFSVVILDLDHFKIINDRYGHLAGDRVLVAFSERTKGTLRGMDFIGSEGVRTFGRYGGEEFIVLLPETDLGGGYRCAERVRYVTEDEPFDDVFKVTVSSGVAEYRLGESIEDTLRRADAALYRAKDNGRNCVVADDTPTSGIYSLLTEDEVSPNVVVGQFGS from the coding sequence ATGCTGAGTATTTTCCCGCCCGACGACGACCGCCAGAAGCTGCGCCTGCAGCGTTATTTCATGGCGCTCGCCTGTTACGCGCTGTGGCTGGTGTTTGGCTTTGGCATGTACCTGACTGGCTTTATGAGCCTGCCGAGCCAGATGGTGGTGCCGATCCTTGCCGGCGTATGTGTCACCAACCTGTATTTCTACGTTTTCATCCGTAGCGGCCTGAACCGGCATTTCAATGACCCGTCGCTGACGTTTTCGCAGATTATTGTTGCGATGACCTGGATCCTGGTGCTGATGTTCGTCGCCGCGGATTCGCGCAGCGTGTTGCTGCCGGTTTATGTAATGAGCCTTTTGTTCGGCGTTTTCCAGCTGCGCCGCAAGGACTTTATGGTGCTTGCAGCCTTTGGCCTGGCCGGCTACCTGGCAGTCGTGGCGCTGGATTTCCTGATATTTCGTGAGCGTTTTGACCTGCGCGTTGAGGTTTTGCGCTCGAGCGTGCTGGCCGGCACCATGCTGTGGGCCGCAGTATTCGGCAGCCATGTGAGCGGCCTGCGCAACAAGTTACGCAACCGCAATCACGAACTGCGTGAAGCGCTGGAAGTGGTGCACCATGCCGCGCGTCACGATCACCTCACACAGGCCTACAACCGCCGCTACGTGATGCAGACGATCAAAGCGGAGAAAACCCGCGCGGACCGCACCCGCCGGCCGTTCTCAGTGGTCATTCTCGACCTGGACCACTTCAAGATAATCAACGATCGCTACGGTCATCTTGCCGGCGACCGGGTACTGGTGGCGTTTTCCGAGCGCACCAAGGGCACACTGCGCGGCATGGATTTTATCGGCTCGGAGGGCGTGCGAACTTTTGGTCGCTACGGCGGCGAAGAGTTCATCGTGCTGCTGCCGGAAACCGATCTCGGTGGTGGCTACCGCTGCGCAGAACGCGTTCGGTACGTCACCGAAGACGAGCCGTTTGATGACGTGTTCAAGGTTACTGTCAGTTCCGGTGTTGCAGAATACCGGCTGGGAGAATCCATCGAAGATACGCTGCGACGTGCTGACGCGGCGCTCTACCGCGCCAAGGACAATGGCAGAAACTGTGTTGTCGCTGATGACACACCGACGTCTGGCATCTATAGTCTGTTAACGGAAGACGAAGTGAGTCCCAACGTTGTTGTTGGCCAGTTCGGTTCCTGA
- a CDS encoding MOSC domain-containing protein has protein sequence MATLSRIFVYPIKSTAPVELVTANVEAEGLQHDRRYVVTDARGRFFTARRFPRLVLVRSEIDGDGLIVSAPGTGDLQLAPADFPSQYDPITVWKDTVQGQRCGPQADAWFSDYLGLEARLYFMGEKSRRLSRAGGVVSYADAAPLLVLSENSVADLNTRLVKKVRMRNFRPNLVVSGCEACAEDSFGDFTIGDVAFESLWQCSRCVLTTIDPDTAEVDANRQPLATLMDYRRRNNDECVFGMNVAATGVGTVHVGQEIVLSQTR, from the coding sequence ATGGCCACACTGTCACGCATTTTTGTTTACCCGATCAAGTCGACCGCGCCGGTCGAGCTGGTCACGGCAAACGTCGAGGCCGAGGGGCTGCAACACGACCGGCGCTACGTAGTGACCGATGCGAGGGGGCGCTTTTTTACAGCGCGCCGTTTTCCGCGGCTGGTGCTGGTTCGCAGCGAAATTGATGGTGATGGTTTGATTGTCTCGGCACCCGGTACCGGCGATCTGCAACTTGCGCCCGCTGATTTCCCGTCGCAGTACGATCCGATCACGGTGTGGAAAGATACCGTGCAGGGCCAGCGCTGCGGCCCGCAGGCCGACGCCTGGTTCAGTGATTACCTGGGACTCGAGGCCCGACTTTATTTCATGGGCGAAAAATCACGCCGGCTGTCTCGCGCTGGCGGCGTGGTCAGCTATGCCGACGCAGCGCCGCTGCTGGTGCTGTCGGAAAACTCTGTCGCCGATCTGAACACCCGGCTCGTAAAAAAGGTGCGCATGCGTAACTTCCGTCCCAACCTCGTGGTAAGCGGCTGCGAGGCCTGCGCCGAAGATTCCTTTGGCGATTTCACCATCGGCGATGTTGCATTCGAGTCGCTGTGGCAATGCTCGCGCTGTGTGCTGACTACCATCGACCCGGATACCGCCGAAGTCGATGCAAACCGCCAGCCACTGGCCACACTGATGGACTACCGGCGCCGTAACAACGACGAGTGCGTCTTCGGCATGAACGTTGCCGCTACTGGCGTTGGTACCGTTCACGTCGGGCAGGAAATCGTTCTCAGCCAAACCAGGTAG
- the mnmE gene encoding tRNA uridine-5-carboxymethylaminomethyl(34) synthesis GTPase MnmE yields the protein MKHTEETIAAIATPPGRGGVGIVRVSGPDAKAIALSMLPQLPQSRRAVLSHFNDARGDAIDEGIVLWMPAPDTFTGEDVLELHGHGGPVVMDLILQRTLQLGARAARPGEFSERAFLNDRLDLAQAEAIADLIDSGSIDAARAAARSLVGELSQRVGALTEAITELRVYVEAAIDFPEEEIDFLADDQVTSRLDAIGQMFELLAASARQGALLRDGMSVVIVGAPNAGKSSLLNRLAGYDAAIVTDVPGTTRDVLREHISLDGLPLHIVDTAGLRDTADRVEQEGVRRARSEMAGADRVLLVVDATTGEMPRHPLPPDVPVTVVLNKMDLAEAGAPANVTDGQPILRISALTGTGFNELRQHLQQCMGYNAGESGVLMARRRHLDALARARQHVQAGRDQLEQARAGELLAEELRLAQQALGEITGEVSSDDLLGRIFNSFCIGK from the coding sequence GTGAAACACACAGAAGAGACTATTGCCGCGATTGCCACGCCACCCGGTCGTGGCGGCGTTGGTATCGTGCGCGTATCCGGCCCGGATGCCAAAGCGATCGCCCTGTCAATGTTGCCGCAGTTGCCACAATCGCGGCGGGCGGTGCTGTCGCATTTCAACGATGCCCGCGGTGACGCCATCGATGAAGGCATTGTGCTGTGGATGCCTGCGCCCGACACGTTTACCGGCGAAGACGTGCTCGAGTTGCACGGCCACGGCGGTCCGGTCGTAATGGACCTGATCCTGCAGCGCACGCTGCAGCTTGGCGCGCGGGCGGCGCGGCCGGGCGAGTTTTCCGAACGGGCGTTTCTCAATGACCGCCTGGACCTGGCACAGGCCGAAGCGATCGCCGACCTGATTGACAGCGGCTCGATCGATGCGGCGCGCGCCGCGGCGCGGTCACTCGTTGGCGAGTTGTCGCAACGCGTCGGCGCGCTGACCGAGGCAATAACCGAACTTCGTGTGTACGTCGAGGCAGCGATCGATTTTCCCGAAGAAGAAATCGATTTTCTTGCCGATGACCAGGTCACCAGCCGTCTCGATGCTATCGGGCAGATGTTCGAACTGCTGGCGGCCAGCGCGCGGCAGGGTGCTTTGCTGCGCGACGGTATGTCGGTTGTCATCGTTGGCGCACCCAATGCCGGCAAGTCGAGCCTGCTCAATCGACTCGCCGGTTATGACGCCGCCATCGTCACCGATGTGCCCGGCACTACGCGCGATGTACTGCGCGAACACATCAGTCTTGACGGGTTGCCACTGCATATCGTTGATACCGCGGGTCTGCGTGACACCGCGGACCGCGTGGAACAGGAGGGTGTGCGCCGCGCGCGCAGCGAAATGGCCGGCGCCGACCGGGTGCTGCTGGTGGTCGATGCCACAACCGGCGAAATGCCGCGTCACCCGCTGCCGCCGGACGTACCGGTGACCGTAGTGCTCAACAAGATGGATCTGGCGGAAGCCGGCGCACCGGCTAACGTGACGGATGGCCAGCCAATACTGCGTATCTCGGCATTAACCGGCACCGGTTTCAATGAACTGAGACAACACCTGCAGCAGTGCATGGGTTACAACGCCGGCGAGAGCGGCGTGTTGATGGCGCGGCGACGCCATCTGGATGCTCTGGCACGTGCACGGCAGCATGTGCAGGCAGGGCGCGACCAGCTCGAACAGGCGCGCGCCGGCGAACTGCTGGCCGAAGAGCTGCGGCTGGCGCAGCAGGCGCTGGGCGAGATCACCGGTGAAGTTTCCAGCGATGACCTGCTGGGACGCATCTTCAACTCGTTCTGTATCGGCAAATGA